One window of the Methanocaldococcus vulcanius M7 genome contains the following:
- a CDS encoding DUF3226 domain-containing protein, translating to METLTKNKILIVEGEDEKRFFKEFLIFLGIYDVQILKYDGKNNLKNKLKVWIRDSNFKNIIAFGIIIDADNNPYTTFQSVCDILKNVGLNSPQEMYIFSEGIPKIGIYVMPGNFKEGMLEDLCLKTVKDNPLISCVDDLIECANKLYKEGKVKEFFGKYDYFKSRRFYRNNFLNSNGKIKNIAKARALAYLSIMPEIVNSVGIGAEKGYWNFESEELNELRKFLENFR from the coding sequence ATGGAAACCTTAACAAAAAACAAAATACTAATTGTAGAGGGCGAAGATGAAAAAAGATTTTTTAAAGAATTTCTGATTTTTTTAGGCATATATGATGTCCAAATTTTAAAATATGATGGAAAAAACAATCTTAAAAATAAATTGAAAGTTTGGATTAGAGATTCTAATTTTAAAAACATTATTGCTTTTGGAATCATTATTGATGCTGATAATAATCCTTATACAACTTTTCAAAGTGTTTGTGATATTTTAAAAAATGTAGGGCTAAACTCACCACAAGAGATGTATATTTTTTCAGAAGGAATTCCAAAAATTGGTATTTATGTTATGCCCGGTAATTTCAAAGAAGGAATGTTAGAAGATTTATGTTTAAAAACGGTTAAAGATAATCCCTTAATTAGTTGTGTAGATGATTTAATTGAATGTGCTAACAAACTATATAAAGAAGGAAAGGTAAAAGAATTTTTTGGAAAGTATGATTACTTTAAAAGTAGAAGGTTTTATAGGAATAATTTTTTAAATTCTAATGGTAAAATTAAAAATATCGCAAAGGCAAGAGCATTAGCTTATTTATCCATAATGCCAGAAATCGTTAATTCTGTTGGAATTGGGGCGGAAAAAGGTTATTGGAATTTTGAATCAGAAGAACTTAATGAATTAAGGAAGTTTTTAGAGAATTTTAGGTGA
- a CDS encoding AAA family ATPase, with amino-acid sequence MFKKVIINSFRGINNLEIDDLKRINLFVGKNNCGKTSVLEGIYLLSNPLTILNLIDIRNFENFKEIYKDSEVFNNALLTIFNKINTNIPIKISGYINSHEMKELIINYMDGSEIKYDENIGGFPIGGLRLNYTTFKVSDIKNVKVYEISIWEGRLKKVVIKENNNIKSVVPLPTGVRISRIMGLAKEQKSIYLSPKIDISNMVEWINKLQISKEIDKIIEILQKIEPSIKDLRIGAEGIIYCDIEAEKLIPINVMGDGILKLLIILSAIYNAKDGFVFIDEIENGLHYTSLEILWRGIFEASKKFNVQLFATTHSWECIKAYIDVYENMKSKDIDIMLYRIERYNNEFKAIDYDKETLKEAINMEWEMR; translated from the coding sequence ATGTTTAAAAAAGTTATAATTAATTCATTTAGAGGCATAAATAATCTTGAAATTGATGATTTAAAAAGAATTAATTTATTTGTTGGAAAAAATAATTGTGGTAAGACATCTGTTCTTGAAGGAATCTATTTACTAAGCAATCCACTTACTATTTTAAATTTAATTGATATTAGAAATTTTGAAAACTTTAAGGAAATATATAAAGATTCAGAAGTTTTTAATAACGCATTATTAACTATTTTTAATAAAATAAATACCAACATTCCAATTAAAATTAGCGGTTATATAAATTCACATGAGATGAAAGAACTTATTATAAATTACATGGATGGAAGTGAGATTAAGTATGATGAAAATATTGGGGGATTTCCAATTGGAGGATTGCGTTTAAACTATACAACCTTTAAAGTTTCAGATATAAAAAATGTAAAAGTTTATGAAATATCTATATGGGAAGGAAGATTAAAAAAAGTTGTAATTAAAGAGAATAACAATATAAAATCTGTTGTTCCCCTACCTACTGGAGTTAGAATTTCTCGAATAATGGGGTTAGCAAAAGAACAAAAATCAATATATTTATCACCAAAGATAGATATAAGTAATATGGTAGAATGGATAAATAAACTTCAAATTTCAAAAGAAATTGACAAAATAATAGAAATATTGCAAAAAATAGAACCTTCTATAAAAGATCTGAGAATTGGGGCGGAGGGAATTATATATTGTGATATAGAAGCTGAAAAACTCATACCGATAAACGTTATGGGAGATGGAATTTTAAAATTATTAATTATTTTGTCAGCAATATACAATGCAAAAGATGGATTTGTTTTTATAGATGAAATTGAGAATGGTTTGCATTACACATCATTAGAAATTTTGTGGAGAGGAATTTTTGAAGCATCAAAGAAATTTAATGTCCAATTATTCGCAACAACACATTCATGGGAATGTATAAAAGCATATATAGATGTTTATGAAAATATGAAGAGTAAAGATATTGATATTATGCTATATAGGATTGAACGATACAACAATGAATTTAAAGCCATTGATTATGATAAAGAAACATTAAAAGAAGCTATTAATATGGAATGGGAGATGAGGTAA
- a CDS encoding OB-fold nucleic acid binding domain-containing protein, with translation MKLNEKNVMLFALTCFIVVSTVWLFLNPIQPIEKHVSDVKEGDYVIIKGYIQEMDVKRDKYRHVIGLSRLVINDGTGNIDVVAFGKTKTELLNYILQYTPMIKEGDYVEVRGKVSVYRGLYEVILDKADDFKLLKKNNFDRDIFLSPTPTSIYASIYGKKYHTLDNCPYGKRLKKENIIYFYSEEDAKALGYEKCKWCKEHEN, from the coding sequence ATGAAACTAAATGAAAAAAATGTTATGTTATTTGCGTTAACGTGTTTTATCGTTGTTTCTACTGTTTGGTTATTTTTAAACCCTATTCAACCAATAGAAAAGCATGTTTCTGATGTTAAGGAAGGGGATTACGTTATTATAAAGGGATACATCCAAGAGATGGATGTTAAAAGAGATAAGTATCGCCATGTTATTGGACTCTCACGACTTGTTATAAACGATGGAACTGGAAATATAGACGTTGTTGCCTTTGGTAAAACAAAAACAGAACTTTTAAATTACATACTGCAATATACTCCAATGATAAAGGAAGGGGACTATGTTGAAGTCAGAGGTAAGGTGTCCGTTTATAGGGGGCTGTATGAAGTGATTTTAGATAAAGCAGATGATTTTAAACTACTTAAAAAGAATAACTTCGATAGAGATATTTTCTTATCTCCAACTCCAACGAGCATTTACGCCTCTATCTATGGTAAAAAGTATCACACCCTCGATAATTGCCCATATGGGAAAAGATTAAAAAAGGAAAATATTATATACTTCTACTCAGAGGAAGATGCGAAAGCACTTGGTTATGAAAAATGTAAATGGTGCAAAGAACATGAAAATTAA
- a CDS encoding archaetidylserine decarboxylase, with the protein MDMKHKKFFAITVCSLLLFTVYFYRDPDRPITKGNNIILSPADGTIEYINFYKSGNPEVFKDGNCYVVNVSKYFPNGCYVIGIFMSPLDVHVNRAPIGGDVVYIKHINGAFYPAFLSGVQKINERNIVIIKNGSEYVGVVQIAGFVARRCWLKIHEGEHVDMGERIGMIKLGSQTALIIPSDYNLKVKVGEKLYAGESIVAIKKGENN; encoded by the coding sequence ATGGATATGAAGCATAAGAAGTTTTTTGCGATAACGGTATGCTCTCTATTGTTGTTTACTGTTTACTTTTATAGAGATCCCGACAGACCAATAACAAAAGGGAATAATATAATATTATCTCCCGCGGATGGGACTATTGAGTATATAAATTTTTATAAATCAGGAAATCCTGAGGTCTTTAAAGATGGAAATTGCTATGTTGTAAATGTATCCAAATACTTCCCAAATGGATGCTATGTTATCGGAATATTTATGTCTCCACTGGATGTTCATGTAAATAGAGCACCAATTGGAGGAGATGTTGTTTACATAAAACATATAAATGGGGCATTTTATCCTGCATTTCTAAGTGGAGTTCAAAAAATAAATGAGAGAAATATTGTGATTATAAAGAACGGTAGTGAATATGTCGGGGTTGTTCAAATTGCTGGATTTGTAGCAAGAAGATGTTGGCTTAAAATACATGAAGGAGAACATGTCGACATGGGAGAAAGAATAGGCATGATAAAACTTGGATCTCAAACTGCTTTAATAATTCCATCAGATTATAATCTAAAAGTTAAAGTAGGAGAGAAGTTATATGCCGGAGAAAGCATTGTTGCAATCAAAAAAGGAGAAAATAATTAA
- a CDS encoding preprotein translocase subunit Sec61beta: protein MSKREETGLATSAGLIRYMDETFSKVKVKPEHVIGITTAFIIIEAILTYGRFF, encoded by the coding sequence ATGAGTAAAAGAGAAGAGACAGGTTTGGCAACAAGTGCTGGTTTAATAAGATATATGGATGAGACATTCTCAAAAGTTAAAGTTAAGCCAGAGCATGTTATTGGAATTACAACTGCGTTTATTATTATTGAAGCAATTTTAACTTATGGAAGATTCTTTTAA
- the coaBC gene encoding bifunctional phosphopantothenoylcysteine decarboxylase/phosphopantothenate--cysteine ligase CoaBC — MHPTKLLKGTKSKLLEGKKILVAVTSSIAAIETPKLMRELIRHGAEVYCIITEETKKIIGKEALKFGCGNEVYEEITGDIEHILLYNECDCLLIYPATANIISKINLGIADNIINTTALMFIGNKPIFIVPAMHENMFKAIKRHIDELKEKDNIYIISPKFEEGKAKVASIEDVVKVVIEKIGNNLKKEGNRVLILNGGTIEFIDKVRVISNLSSGKMGVALAEAFCKEGFYVEVITAMGLEPPYYIKNHKVLTAKEMLNKAIELAKDFDIIISSAAISDFTVERFEGKLSSEEELILKLKRNPKVLEELRRIYKDKIIIGFKAEYNLDEKELINRAKERLNKYNLNMIIANDLSEHYFGDDYIEVYIITKNDIEKISGSKKYVAEKIVEKVKELVKCHV, encoded by the coding sequence ATGCATCCAACTAAACTATTAAAAGGAACAAAATCAAAACTCTTAGAAGGTAAAAAAATTTTAGTTGCTGTAACTTCATCAATAGCGGCTATTGAAACTCCTAAATTGATGAGAGAGTTAATAAGGCATGGAGCAGAGGTTTATTGCATCATTACAGAAGAAACCAAAAAGATTATAGGCAAAGAGGCATTAAAATTTGGATGTGGAAATGAGGTTTATGAAGAGATAACTGGAGATATAGAGCATATCCTTTTATACAATGAATGCGACTGCCTTTTAATATATCCAGCAACTGCCAATATAATCTCAAAGATAAACTTAGGAATTGCAGATAATATTATAAATACCACTGCTTTAATGTTTATTGGAAATAAACCAATATTTATTGTCCCAGCAATGCATGAAAATATGTTTAAGGCAATTAAAAGACATATAGATGAGCTTAAAGAGAAAGATAACATTTATATCATATCTCCAAAGTTTGAAGAAGGGAAGGCAAAAGTTGCAAGTATTGAGGATGTTGTTAAAGTAGTTATTGAAAAAATAGGAAATAACTTAAAAAAAGAAGGTAATAGAGTTTTAATATTAAACGGAGGGACTATTGAGTTTATAGATAAAGTTAGAGTTATATCTAATTTATCATCTGGAAAAATGGGAGTTGCCTTAGCAGAAGCTTTTTGCAAAGAGGGCTTTTATGTCGAGGTTATAACAGCCATGGGATTAGAGCCACCTTATTATATAAAGAATCATAAGGTTTTAACAGCTAAGGAGATGTTAAATAAAGCTATTGAGTTGGCTAAGGATTTTGATATAATTATTTCATCAGCAGCTATATCTGATTTTACAGTTGAGAGGTTTGAAGGAAAGTTGAGTTCTGAAGAAGAGCTAATATTAAAGTTAAAGAGAAATCCTAAGGTTTTAGAAGAGTTAAGAAGGATTTATAAGGACAAGATAATTATTGGATTTAAAGCAGAATACAATTTAGATGAAAAGGAACTTATAAATAGGGCTAAGGAGCGACTAAATAAATACAATTTAAATATGATTATAGCCAATGATTTAAGTGAGCACTACTTCGGAGATGATTATATTGAGGTTTATATTATAACAAAAAATGATATTGAGAAAATCTCTGGATCTAAGAAATATGTTGCTGAAAAGATCGTGGAAAAAGTTAAAGAGTTGGTGAAATGCCATGTTTAA
- a CDS encoding S-layer protein, which produces MAMSLKKIGTLAIGGAMVATALASGVAAEVTTIGFSDYKDLKADLVKDGQPNCYVVVGANAPSTMDVVSAADIAAKIGSLCYKEGTVTDGKALLDVYAKSESDDFDLTRDWDTAIPLISTSSTYTLGEYNAKVTVNISDNYEKYFNNNSIIDLISFKDKNINSIPSNDISYNNNNISTFNNLVTLSSEVNVPTSISSYINITKEGITTEYKRIIDMSLVGSSSGFNTLNVGDIIEDPYTGSKIIITDINNAGINYYEYIGQSILEPTTVPSVYNTTIDNYYVEYNQTSDNIILKDESTGAVYINATVSNLQALGTDVYYIYNESSNTGLIFNKKGNIVCIIKNPGVRTFGEMLSSFEVPQGGKQFVAITYENGTFVPKTINDLINVSEIVGIGVVYDSYKIYNAVGDEIEKIKVTNEAALPENGKIVFISASDSDYADSLAKEAEDAFSGDHLSDIISGTDVRVKSLGVLPTALKIDDIDPDDWYTETKDDDAGEIFVVSVKNDSDDGITIKKREALYMSLAYKDGDSNIEDTVPIKPGDRIPFLGKEEAVVKIDSDKDAIYLGDPVYEGVMKEGSEIDVGNGYSVKVKQVLKSTNPGEYKVTVDIIKDGTVVAEKSDTVDTSTGQTMKFVYGGIGVVVHTAWMNIGETQGYAELLITKNTKEIDLGKKYIGDYKAYAVVRNPFSDVLNLESDIKDSDNIVGIALRYEGDDLTSLEDGDSLNIADYVSFKFDDENKQDRLYVYFSMDKEEPLELQTGETASILNAKITLNNIEGTAVEPCSLTAPIAKLDSEVSLDTADKNLVLVGGPVANKLTKELVEEGKLELNNTSPPTIALIPGVANGHDVIVVAGGDREKTREAALELIKNL; this is translated from the coding sequence ATGGCAATGAGCTTAAAGAAAATAGGTACCTTAGCAATAGGAGGGGCAATGGTAGCTACTGCCTTAGCAAGCGGAGTTGCTGCTGAAGTTACAACAATAGGATTCAGCGATTACAAGGACTTAAAAGCTGACTTAGTTAAAGATGGACAGCCAAACTGTTATGTTGTTGTTGGAGCTAACGCACCATCAACAATGGACGTTGTTTCAGCTGCTGACATCGCTGCAAAAATAGGAAGCTTATGCTACAAAGAAGGAACAGTTACAGATGGAAAAGCATTATTAGATGTATATGCAAAATCTGAATCAGACGATTTTGATCTAACTAGAGATTGGGATACTGCAATTCCATTAATCTCAACATCTTCAACATATACATTAGGAGAATATAATGCAAAAGTCACAGTTAATATATCGGACAATTATGAAAAATACTTCAATAATAACTCAATAATCGATCTAATATCATTTAAAGATAAAAATATCAATTCGATCCCTTCAAATGATATTTCATATAATAATAACAATATTAGTACTTTCAATAACTTAGTGACATTATCTTCCGAAGTGAATGTTCCTACATCAATTTCTAGCTATATTAATATAACAAAAGAAGGAATAACTACCGAATATAAAAGAATTATTGATATGTCTTTAGTTGGATCTTCTTCCGGTTTTAATACATTAAATGTTGGTGATATTATAGAAGATCCATATACTGGATCAAAAATCATAATTACCGATATTAATAATGCAGGTATCAATTATTACGAATATATCGGCCAAAGTATTCTAGAACCTACTACAGTTCCGAGTGTGTATAATACAACCATTGATAATTATTATGTAGAATATAACCAGACCTCAGATAATATTATCTTAAAAGATGAGAGCACTGGTGCAGTTTACATCAATGCTACAGTATCCAACCTTCAAGCATTAGGAACTGACGTGTACTATATATATAATGAGTCTAGTAACACTGGTCTAATATTTAACAAAAAAGGAAATATCGTTTGCATTATTAAGAATCCTGGAGTTAGGACATTTGGTGAAATGTTATCTTCTTTTGAAGTCCCCCAAGGTGGAAAACAATTCGTTGCAATTACATATGAAAATGGTACGTTTGTTCCAAAAACTATAAATGATTTGATAAATGTATCTGAAATTGTAGGTATTGGGGTAGTTTATGATAGTTATAAAATATACAATGCTGTAGGTGATGAAATAGAAAAAATAAAGGTTACAAATGAAGCTGCATTACCTGAAAATGGGAAAATAGTATTTATTTCAGCTTCGGATAGCGATTATGCAGATAGCTTAGCGAAAGAAGCTGAAGATGCATTCTCAGGAGATCATTTGTCAGACATAATTTCAGGAACTGATGTAAGAGTAAAATCATTGGGAGTATTGCCTACCGCATTGAAAATTGATGACATAGATCCAGATGATTGGTACACTGAAACTAAAGACGATGATGCCGGAGAGATATTTGTAGTTTCTGTAAAAAACGATTCTGACGACGGTATAACAATTAAGAAAAGAGAAGCACTATATATGTCCTTAGCATATAAAGATGGAGATAGTAATATCGAAGATACTGTTCCTATAAAACCAGGAGATAGAATACCATTTTTAGGAAAAGAAGAAGCTGTAGTTAAAATAGATTCTGATAAAGATGCAATTTATTTAGGAGATCCCGTCTACGAAGGGGTAATGAAAGAAGGTTCCGAAATAGATGTCGGAAATGGATATTCTGTAAAAGTAAAGCAGGTTTTAAAATCAACTAATCCAGGAGAGTATAAAGTAACCGTAGACATTATTAAGGACGGAACTGTAGTAGCTGAGAAATCGGACACTGTAGATACTAGTACAGGACAAACAATGAAGTTTGTATATGGAGGTATTGGTGTCGTCGTACATACTGCTTGGATGAATATTGGTGAAACCCAGGGATATGCTGAACTTTTAATCACAAAAAACACTAAGGAAATAGATCTTGGTAAGAAATATATTGGAGATTATAAAGCATACGCCGTTGTTAGAAATCCATTTTCAGATGTCTTAAACTTAGAATCCGATATAAAAGACAGTGACAATATAGTAGGTATTGCTTTAAGGTATGAAGGAGATGATCTAACTTCTTTAGAAGATGGAGATAGTCTTAACATTGCAGATTACGTTTCATTCAAATTTGATGATGAAAATAAGCAGGATAGATTATATGTTTATTTCTCAATGGATAAAGAGGAGCCGTTGGAGCTTCAAACAGGAGAAACCGCTTCAATATTAAATGCAAAAATAACACTAAATAACATAGAAGGTACTGCAGTTGAGCCATGCTCATTAACAGCTCCAATCGCTAAGTTAGACAGTGAAGTTAGCTTAGACACTGCTGACAAGAACTTGGTCTTAGTTGGAGGACCTGTTGCAAACAAATTAACAAAAGAATTAGTTGAAGAAGGCAAATTAGAATTAAACAATACAAGCCCACCAACAATTGCATTAATTCCAGGAGTAGCAAACGGACACGATGTTATAGTCGTAGCTGGTGGAGATAGAGAGAAAACAAGAGAGGCAGCTTTAGAATTAATCAAAAACCTATAA
- a CDS encoding metallophosphoesterase family protein, with product MIAIISDIHSNLEALNAVLNDIKNRGIKKIFCLGDIVGYGANPNECVELIREINCKSVVGNHDYGVLGKESLDYFNKYGVIAILWTKKVIKNENLKFLESLPLIIEEKIKDKKVIFSHANPKSPELWEYLFPDYVDDAFDCGDIIFVGHSHIPFVKSEEGNLLLHEGRIYLDEDKKHLINPGSVGQPRDGINKASYCIFDEKDFKIEIVRVEYDIKKAYEKIIKNGLPEWLGERLFLGR from the coding sequence ATGATCGCTATAATAAGTGATATACATTCTAATTTAGAGGCATTAAATGCAGTTTTGAATGATATAAAAAATAGAGGCATTAAAAAAATCTTTTGTTTGGGAGATATTGTTGGTTATGGAGCTAATCCAAATGAATGCGTAGAATTAATAAGAGAGATTAACTGCAAAAGTGTAGTTGGAAATCACGATTATGGTGTCTTAGGAAAGGAAAGTTTGGATTACTTTAATAAATATGGAGTTATAGCAATACTATGGACTAAGAAGGTAATAAAAAATGAAAATTTAAAATTCTTAGAGTCCCTTCCTTTAATTATTGAGGAAAAGATAAAAGATAAAAAGGTTATCTTCTCTCATGCAAATCCTAAATCTCCTGAGTTATGGGAATATCTATTTCCAGATTATGTTGATGATGCCTTTGATTGTGGAGATATAATATTTGTTGGACACTCCCACATACCATTTGTAAAGTCCGAAGAAGGCAATTTATTGCTTCATGAAGGTAGGATATACTTAGATGAGGATAAAAAACATCTAATAAATCCGGGAAGTGTGGGACAGCCAAGAGATGGAATAAATAAAGCAAGTTATTGTATATTTGATGAAAAAGATTTTAAAATAGAGATTGTTAGAGTTGAATATGACATTAAAAAGGCATATGAAAAGATCATTAAAAATGGATTACCAGAATGGTTGGGAGAAAGGTTATTTTTAGGAAGATAA
- a CDS encoding VWA domain-containing protein, translated as MGAMRRMEAAKGAIISLLLDAYQKRNKIGMIAFRKDKAELILPFTSSVELGEKLLKDLPTGGKTPLADAFIKSYEVFDREIRKNPNIIPIMIVISDFKPNVAVKEDYVKEVFDACEKIAEKGINVILIDTEPQSFIKIGIGREIANRFGFKYYKIEELSKDKILDICKGLEITF; from the coding sequence ATGGGAGCAATGAGAAGGATGGAGGCAGCTAAGGGAGCAATAATCTCTCTACTCTTAGATGCATATCAAAAGAGGAATAAAATTGGAATGATTGCATTTAGAAAGGATAAGGCAGAGTTAATCTTGCCATTCACATCCTCAGTAGAGCTTGGAGAAAAACTATTAAAAGATTTACCAACAGGAGGAAAAACTCCATTAGCTGATGCTTTTATTAAGAGTTATGAGGTCTTTGACAGAGAGATTAGAAAAAATCCAAATATTATCCCAATAATGATTGTAATTAGTGATTTCAAACCAAATGTGGCTGTTAAAGAGGATTATGTTAAAGAGGTTTTCGATGCATGTGAGAAGATAGCTGAGAAGGGAATTAACGTTATATTAATTGATACAGAGCCACAATCATTTATAAAAATTGGGATTGGGAGAGAGATTGCTAATAGATTTGGATTTAAGTATTATAAAATAGAGGAGTTGAGTAAAGATAAAATCTTAGATATTTGTAAGGGCTTAGAAATTACCTTCTAA
- a CDS encoding ATP-binding protein yields the protein MQYIYPFTAIVGQEKMKKALILNAINPKIGGVLIRGEKGTAKSTAVRALADLLPEIEVVENCPFNCDPNGDLCDICKEKKERGELRTIKKKMKVVNLPIGATEDRVIGTLDIEKAIKEGIKALEPGILAEANRNILYIDEVNLLDDHIIDVLLDAAAMGWNIIEREGVKIKHPSRFILVGTMNPEEGELRPQILDRFGLMVDVEGLNDVKERVEVIKRVEEFNENPEAFYKKFEEEQNKLRDRIIKARELLKDVEISDDLLEFISKVCIELGIQTNRADITVVRTAKALSAYNGRTEVILEDVKEAMELALPHRMRRKPFEPPQLNKEKLEQMINEFKQENDKNENENKEKEDQKDDDVKKNMMK from the coding sequence ATGCAGTATATTTATCCATTTACAGCAATAGTTGGACAGGAAAAGATGAAGAAGGCATTAATCTTAAATGCAATAAATCCTAAGATCGGCGGTGTCTTAATTAGAGGAGAGAAAGGGACTGCGAAATCCACCGCTGTTAGAGCTTTGGCTGATCTGTTGCCAGAGATTGAGGTTGTTGAAAACTGTCCATTCAACTGCGATCCAAATGGAGACCTATGCGATATTTGCAAAGAAAAGAAAGAGAGAGGAGAACTAAGAACTATAAAAAAGAAGATGAAAGTTGTTAATCTCCCAATTGGAGCTACGGAAGATAGGGTTATCGGAACATTGGATATAGAGAAGGCAATAAAAGAAGGAATTAAAGCATTAGAGCCAGGAATTTTAGCAGAGGCAAATAGAAATATCCTATACATTGATGAAGTTAATTTACTGGATGACCATATAATTGATGTGTTGTTGGATGCTGCAGCGATGGGCTGGAATATCATTGAGAGGGAAGGAGTTAAGATAAAGCATCCTTCAAGATTTATATTAGTAGGGACTATGAACCCAGAGGAAGGGGAGTTGAGACCCCAAATCTTAGATAGATTTGGTTTAATGGTCGATGTTGAAGGGCTGAATGATGTTAAGGAAAGAGTAGAGGTTATAAAGAGAGTTGAGGAATTCAACGAAAATCCAGAGGCATTTTATAAGAAATTTGAGGAAGAGCAGAACAAATTAAGAGATAGAATAATTAAAGCAAGAGAACTTTTAAAAGATGTTGAGATAAGTGATGATCTCTTAGAATTTATATCAAAGGTTTGTATTGAGTTAGGAATTCAGACAAATAGGGCAGATATAACTGTTGTTAGAACAGCTAAGGCGTTATCTGCTTATAATGGAAGAACAGAAGTTATTTTAGAGGATGTTAAAGAGGCAATGGAGTTGGCTCTCCCACATAGAATGAGAAGAAAGCCGTTTGAACCACCACAATTAAATAAGGAGAAGTTGGAGCAGATGATTAATGAATTTAAACAGGAAAATGATAAAAATGAAAATGAGAATAAAGAAAAAGAAGATCAAAAAGATGATGACGTAAAAAAAAACATGATGAAATAA
- a CDS encoding antitoxin family protein: MSEIIEVIYEDGVLKPLKPLKIKDKKRLKIKIVDESVEEFLKSMIIKSVNYKKSKEACYIRR; the protein is encoded by the coding sequence ATGTCAGAAATTATTGAGGTTATTTATGAGGATGGTGTTTTAAAGCCATTAAAACCATTAAAAATAAAGGATAAAAAGAGATTAAAAATTAAAATTGTTGATGAGAGTGTTGAAGAGTTCTTAAAATCCATGATAATAAAAAGTGTAAATTATAAAAAATCAAAAGAGGCATGCTACATTAGAAGGTAA
- a CDS encoding ATP-binding protein: protein MKIAITGKGGVGKTFISSTLMRLFEKNGFKVIGVDCDPNPTLALAFGIEEDIVPLSKRNDIIEERTGAKPGTYGNIFKINPKVDDLVDKVGYKVGDNITLLVMGTIEEGGEGCVCPASVLLRRLLRHLILKRDEVVILDMEAGIEHFGRKTIDTVDLMLIVVEPTKKSLITAKRMKKLANDLGIKNVGVVVNKVREDDKESLKEIIKEELGLEVFGVVSYDEEVIKCEFSGKLINLDSKVVKEIEEIFNNILNLNTSA, encoded by the coding sequence ATGAAAATAGCAATAACTGGAAAAGGAGGAGTAGGAAAAACGTTTATCTCATCAACATTAATGAGATTATTTGAAAAAAATGGATTTAAGGTTATTGGAGTTGACTGTGATCCAAACCCTACGTTAGCGTTAGCATTTGGAATTGAGGAAGATATAGTTCCTTTATCAAAGAGAAATGATATTATAGAAGAAAGAACTGGGGCTAAACCAGGGACTTATGGGAATATTTTTAAGATAAATCCAAAAGTTGATGATTTGGTAGATAAGGTGGGGTATAAAGTAGGAGATAACATAACTCTTCTGGTTATGGGCACTATTGAAGAAGGAGGGGAAGGTTGTGTCTGCCCTGCATCTGTTTTATTAAGAAGATTATTAAGGCATTTAATTTTAAAGAGGGATGAGGTTGTTATTTTAGATATGGAGGCAGGGATTGAGCACTTTGGAAGAAAAACAATAGATACAGTTGATTTAATGCTTATCGTTGTAGAACCAACAAAAAAATCACTGATAACTGCAAAAAGAATGAAAAAATTAGCTAACGATTTAGGAATAAAAAATGTTGGAGTTGTTGTTAACAAAGTAAGAGAAGATGATAAAGAGAGTTTGAAAGAGATTATTAAAGAAGAACTTGGTTTGGAAGTTTTTGGAGTTGTTTCTTATGATGAGGAAGTTATTAAATGTGAATTTTCAGGAAAGCTTATCAACTTAGATTCAAAAGTTGTAAAGGAAATAGAGGAGATATTTAATAACATTTTGAATTTAAATACCTCTGCTTAA